In the Chryseobacterium sp. MYb264 genome, one interval contains:
- a CDS encoding rod shape-determining protein MreD: MISRTLFTDILIMIFLVALQVFVLYKITIFGKYTPVLYPVFVMFYPFFRNKFQFLALSFLIGLAVDSFLYSWGINAFATTLIAYFRTLIFRTSTDTSTDFFSFQSLQWSQFLLFLFSSIFLHQLLVQYVEFFKFSRFFEILLNVLVTSIISFIFIIIYALIFKIKQKV; the protein is encoded by the coding sequence ATGATTAGTAGAACATTATTTACCGACATATTGATCATGATTTTCTTGGTGGCATTACAAGTCTTTGTTTTGTACAAGATTACTATTTTCGGAAAATATACGCCGGTGCTGTACCCTGTCTTTGTCATGTTTTATCCTTTTTTCAGGAATAAATTTCAATTTTTAGCATTAAGCTTTCTGATCGGGTTAGCGGTGGATTCATTCCTTTATTCATGGGGAATCAATGCGTTTGCGACCACTCTTATTGCTTATTTCAGAACATTAATTTTCAGGACATCCACCGATACTTCTACAGACTTCTTTTCATTTCAGTCTCTGCAATGGTCACAGTTTCTGCTGTTTCTGTTCTCAAGTATCTTCCTGCATCAGCTGTTGGTGCAGTACGTCGAATTCTTCAAATTTAGCCGATTTTTTGAAATATTACTTAATGTGTTGGTAACTAGTATAATTTCCTTTATATTTATCATTATTTACGCATTAATATTTAAGATCAAACAAAAAGTTTGA
- a CDS encoding rod shape-determining protein, with translation MSLFDMFTQEIAIDLGTANTLIIHNNKIVIDQPSIVAIERSTGRPIAVGEQAKHMQGKTHEDIKTIRPLKDGVIADFHASEHMIKEFIKKIPGIKGKFIQPALRIVICIPSGITEVEKRAVRDSAQKVNAKEVRLIYEPMAAAIGVGIDVQKPEGNMIIDIGGGTTEIAVVALGGIVCDKSVKIAGDVFTNDIAYFLRTHHNLYIGERTAERIKIEVGSAVEDLDVDIEDIPVQGRDLITGKPKEIMVGYKEIARALDKSIIRIEDAVMETLSLTPPELAADIYKTGIYLAGGGALLRGLADRLHKKTGLPVFVAEDPLRAVVRGTGIALKNMDKFNFLIK, from the coding sequence ATGAGTTTATTCGATATGTTTACGCAAGAAATTGCGATAGACCTTGGTACTGCCAATACCCTAATCATCCATAATAATAAAATTGTTATAGATCAGCCGTCAATTGTTGCAATTGAGCGTTCTACGGGGAGGCCTATTGCCGTCGGGGAGCAGGCGAAGCATATGCAGGGTAAAACTCATGAGGATATTAAGACTATTCGTCCACTCAAGGACGGGGTGATTGCAGATTTCCATGCTTCTGAACACATGATTAAAGAATTTATCAAAAAAATCCCTGGAATTAAAGGTAAATTTATTCAGCCTGCATTGAGAATTGTTATCTGTATTCCTTCTGGTATCACTGAGGTTGAAAAGAGAGCGGTTAGAGATTCTGCTCAGAAAGTAAACGCTAAAGAAGTACGTCTGATTTACGAACCAATGGCTGCGGCAATTGGAGTTGGAATCGATGTTCAGAAACCTGAGGGTAATATGATCATCGATATAGGTGGTGGTACTACGGAAATTGCTGTAGTAGCATTGGGAGGTATTGTTTGTGACAAATCTGTGAAAATTGCAGGAGATGTATTTACAAATGATATCGCTTATTTCCTGAGAACACATCATAATTTATACATCGGAGAAAGAACGGCAGAGAGAATTAAAATCGAAGTGGGTTCTGCTGTTGAAGATCTGGATGTGGATATCGAAGATATTCCGGTACAGGGTAGAGACCTTATTACAGGTAAGCCAAAAGAAATCATGGTAGGTTACAAGGAGATTGCCAGAGCATTGGATAAATCAATCATCAGAATTGAAGATGCGGTAATGGAAACTCTTTCTCTTACGCCTCCGGAATTGGCAGCTGATATTTACAAAACAGGTATTTATCTTGCTGGTGGTGGTGCTTTACTTAGAGGTCTTGCCGACAGATTACACAAAAAGACCGGTCTTCCCGTATTTGTTGCAGAAGATCCGTTGAGAGCTGTAGTTCGCGGAACAGGAATTGCCCTTAAGAATATGGATAAATTCAATTTCTTAATTAAATAA
- the hemA gene encoding glutamyl-tRNA reductase, translating into MLQYSNIHQTSNFAVLSISYEKADVETRGKFAFFDENIKNFVTRIHNEDLGDAFVVSTCNRTEIYTTSPNYLLVAEEYCKTIGVQLMDFLQFANILTKEEALKHLFRVAAGLESQIIGDFEIIGQIKKAYARFKKERKNSNPYLERSINSAIQISKRIKNETGISNGAASVSYAAVHYILNSQKRIAEKNILLLGVGEIGQNTVENLVKHVYQPKIKIANRTQETAAKISEKYNIPSINYADFDQELKNTDILIVATGAKHPIVNKSHFPNGKETLVIDLSIPHNVEKNVTENENVTLIDVDELSKQIQETIQQREKEIPKAEKIIKEMTKDFLEWEKKRKLAPNIHHFKAVLKNMERNEMHNFYRKNRYINITDMELSDKMIQKITNRFAKYIIDNPLKAEEISKLMHEILVEQPNNEFNEKH; encoded by the coding sequence ATGTTACAGTATTCCAACATACATCAAACGTCAAACTTTGCCGTTCTTTCTATCAGCTACGAAAAAGCCGATGTAGAAACGAGAGGTAAGTTTGCCTTCTTCGATGAAAATATCAAAAACTTTGTTACCCGAATTCATAATGAAGACTTAGGGGATGCATTTGTGGTTTCCACATGTAACAGAACTGAAATCTACACCACTTCTCCCAATTATCTTTTAGTTGCTGAAGAATATTGTAAAACCATTGGCGTACAGCTGATGGACTTTTTACAGTTTGCCAACATCCTGACAAAGGAAGAAGCATTAAAACACTTATTCAGGGTAGCAGCAGGTCTTGAAAGCCAGATCATCGGGGATTTTGAAATTATCGGACAGATAAAAAAAGCCTACGCCCGTTTTAAAAAAGAGAGAAAGAATTCTAATCCTTATTTGGAGCGATCTATTAATTCTGCGATTCAGATTTCCAAAAGAATTAAAAATGAAACGGGGATTTCCAACGGAGCAGCTTCTGTTTCTTATGCGGCGGTTCATTATATCTTAAACAGTCAGAAAAGAATTGCTGAAAAAAACATTCTTTTATTGGGCGTGGGAGAAATTGGCCAGAACACCGTTGAAAATCTGGTAAAACATGTTTACCAGCCAAAAATAAAGATTGCCAACAGAACTCAGGAAACAGCGGCAAAAATCTCTGAAAAATATAATATTCCGAGTATCAATTATGCAGATTTTGATCAGGAATTAAAAAATACCGACATCCTGATTGTTGCCACCGGGGCCAAACACCCGATCGTTAACAAATCTCATTTCCCGAATGGAAAAGAAACTTTGGTAATCGACCTTTCCATTCCGCATAACGTTGAAAAAAATGTAACGGAAAATGAAAATGTAACGTTGATTGATGTTGATGAGCTCTCAAAACAGATTCAGGAGACTATTCAGCAAAGAGAAAAAGAAATTCCGAAAGCAGAAAAAATCATCAAGGAAATGACAAAAGACTTCCTTGAATGGGAGAAAAAAAGAAAATTGGCTCCCAATATTCATCATTTCAAAGCGGTTTTAAAAAATATGGAACGCAACGAAATGCACAATTTTTACAGAAAAAACAGATACATAAACATCACGGACATGGAACTTTCCGATAAAATGATTCAGAAAATCACCAACCGTTTTGCAAAATATATCATCGATAATCCGTTAAAAGCTGAAGAAATTAGTAAATTAATGCACGAAATATTAGTTGAACAACCAAACAACGAATTCAATGAAAAGCATTAG
- the mreC gene encoding rod shape-determining protein MreC: MGFLLRLFSKNALFVFFIFLQIIALVLIFSKNSMQKSWIAGQSAAVNSWVSGYIDEGVSYLKLKQINEDLVAQNKDLMVKLYGKQGAADPQFRKVHDTLGGGQIYTFVDGEIVFNSINRRNNYFTINRGRRDGVFPQMGVMAPRGIAGIVINSTDSYALVQSVLSVNKIRINAALKNSGYFGTLTWNGDNSRVMHLADIPKYVALKVGDTVETDGKSAIFPKGVMIGTIAGYSVDNKTGFWDISVELSEKMGALNKVFVVKNLKKAEVQKIQDTMQTVIKKEND, encoded by the coding sequence ATGGGATTTTTGCTGAGATTATTTTCAAAGAATGCGCTTTTTGTCTTCTTTATATTCCTGCAAATCATTGCTCTTGTTCTGATATTCTCTAAAAACTCTATGCAGAAATCCTGGATTGCGGGCCAGTCGGCTGCGGTGAATTCGTGGGTTTCGGGATATATTGATGAAGGAGTTTCATACCTTAAGCTGAAGCAGATTAACGAAGATCTTGTTGCTCAGAATAAAGATCTTATGGTGAAGCTTTACGGAAAACAGGGTGCTGCAGATCCCCAATTCAGAAAAGTTCATGATACATTAGGAGGAGGACAAATTTATACATTTGTAGATGGGGAGATTGTTTTCAACAGTATCAATAGAAGAAACAATTATTTTACGATAAATAGAGGTAGAAGAGACGGTGTATTTCCTCAGATGGGTGTTATGGCGCCACGAGGAATTGCCGGTATCGTGATTAATTCTACCGATAGTTATGCATTGGTTCAGTCGGTTTTAAGTGTAAATAAAATCAGGATCAATGCAGCGCTTAAAAACTCCGGATACTTTGGAACATTAACCTGGAATGGAGATAATTCCAGAGTAATGCATCTGGCTGATATTCCTAAATATGTGGCCTTGAAAGTAGGAGATACCGTAGAAACAGACGGTAAATCTGCTATTTTCCCGAAAGGTGTAATGATTGGAACAATTGCTGGATATTCTGTTGATAATAAAACAGGTTTCTGGGATATTTCAGTGGAATTGAGCGAAAAAATGGGTGCCTTAAACAAGGTTTTCGTTGTTAAAAATCTTAAAAAAGCTGAGGTTCAAAAGATTCAGGATACAATGCAGACTGTAATAAAAAAGGAAAATGATTAG